The proteins below are encoded in one region of Campylobacter rectus:
- the nusA gene encoding transcription termination factor NusA: protein MERIADIIESIANEKGLEIEDVKERVIRAIINTAKKIYGENYEYDAVIDSSTKSLHLYQKITVVEDGDERLAEDNEHFLGVSEAKKVDAGVEIGDELTYELSTDNLGRTAAQTLHKELEYHIQRLMEEKIFQKYQEMIGQMVFGSVTRVDSEENTFIEIDELRAVMSRKNRIKGEKFKPGDVVKAVIKSVYIDKSMGIKVELSRTSPKFLEALLKAEVPEIKDGLVLIAASARIPGERAKVALVATSPNVDPVGATVGTKGVRINAVTNELSGENIDAIEYSAEPAILITRAMSPAIISSVKITDENKAVVSLASEQKSKAIGKSGINIRLASMLTGYEIELNELGTKGESKNENAKDLKALFGDL, encoded by the coding sequence ATGGAAAGAATAGCGGATATCATAGAGTCTATCGCAAACGAAAAAGGGCTTGAAATAGAGGACGTAAAAGAGCGCGTCATAAGAGCTATTATCAACACCGCAAAGAAAATTTACGGCGAAAACTACGAATACGACGCCGTCATAGACAGCTCGACCAAGTCCTTGCATTTGTATCAAAAAATCACCGTCGTAGAGGACGGCGACGAGAGACTGGCCGAAGACAACGAGCACTTTCTGGGCGTAAGCGAAGCTAAAAAAGTGGATGCGGGCGTAGAGATCGGCGACGAGCTAACCTACGAGCTATCTACCGACAACCTCGGCCGCACCGCCGCGCAAACGCTTCACAAGGAGCTTGAGTACCATATCCAGCGCCTAATGGAGGAGAAGATCTTTCAGAAATATCAAGAGATGATCGGTCAAATGGTCTTTGGCTCGGTCACGCGAGTGGATAGCGAGGAAAACACCTTCATCGAGATAGACGAGCTGCGAGCCGTGATGTCGCGCAAAAACCGCATAAAAGGCGAGAAATTTAAACCGGGCGATGTCGTAAAAGCCGTCATCAAAAGCGTCTATATCGACAAATCGATGGGTATCAAGGTGGAGCTAAGCCGCACGTCGCCAAAATTCCTCGAAGCCTTGCTAAAAGCCGAAGTGCCCGAGATCAAAGACGGCCTCGTGCTGATCGCCGCCAGTGCGAGAATCCCCGGCGAACGCGCTAAAGTAGCGCTAGTGGCAACATCGCCCAACGTCGATCCCGTGGGAGCAACTGTGGGTACCAAGGGCGTGCGCATCAACGCCGTCACAAACGAGCTAAGCGGCGAAAATATCGATGCGATCGAGTATTCCGCAGAGCCTGCGATCCTCATCACCCGCGCGATGTCACCCGCAATCATCAGCTCGGTCAAGATCACCGATGAAAACAAGGCCGTCGTAAGCCTGGCGAGCGAGCAAAAGAGCAAAGCTATCGGCAAAAGCGGCATAAACATCAGGCTAGCTAGCATGCTAACGGGCTATGAGATCGAGCTAAACGAACTAGGCACGAAGGGCGAGAGCAAGAATGAAAACGCGAAGGATCTAAAGGCGCTGTTCGGGGATTTGTAG
- a CDS encoding HP0268 family nuclease has protein sequence MELKLARTQLDAKPKTISLEKIEAAFTKDPQQIFYFDRENSHKQLIALVEFFEEKGLSVYHRTVRYGLNENDYMYEVHIL, from the coding sequence ATGGAGCTAAAACTAGCTAGAACGCAACTTGACGCCAAACCAAAAACAATCTCTCTTGAAAAAATCGAAGCGGCTTTCACAAAAGATCCACAACAAATTTTCTATTTCGACAGAGAAAATAGCCACAAACAACTCATCGCCCTGGTCGAATTTTTCGAAGAAAAAGGCCTGAGCGTCTATCACAGGACCGTTCGCTACGGCCTCAACGAAAACGACTATATGTACGAGGTTCATATCCTTTGA
- the miaB gene encoding tRNA (N6-isopentenyl adenosine(37)-C2)-methylthiotransferase MiaB: MSAAQKKLFIQTLGCAMNVRDSEHIIAELSQKEDYELTGNIADADLILINTCSVREKPVHKLFSEVGAFEKAKKNGAKIGVCGCTASHLGDEIFKRAPYVDFVLGARNVSKISTAVKTPKFISTDINHDESEYAFGEFRGSPYKSHINISIGCDKKCTYCIVPHTRGDEISIPANLILREVKKAAESGAKEIFLLGQNVNNYGKRFSGAHEKIDFSDLLVKISEIKGVERIRFTSPHPLHMDDKFLEIFSQNPKICKSMHMPLQSGNTKVLREMKRGYTKEWFLDRAAKLRAMCPEVSISTDIIVAFPGESDEEFEDTMDVLEKVRFEQIFSFKYSPRPLTKAAEFTNQIPDSLASARLTRLQSRHNEILDEIVAAQKSKIFDVYFEELRANGGVAGRSFNNFLVQVAGSEELLGKTLKVRVNDPKRMVLYGELVG; the protein is encoded by the coding sequence TTGAGCGCTGCGCAAAAAAAGCTCTTTATCCAAACGCTAGGATGTGCTATGAACGTCCGCGATAGCGAGCACATCATCGCCGAACTCTCGCAAAAAGAGGACTACGAGCTAACGGGAAATATCGCCGATGCCGACCTCATCCTCATCAACACCTGCTCGGTGCGCGAAAAGCCCGTGCATAAACTTTTTAGCGAGGTCGGCGCCTTTGAAAAAGCCAAAAAAAATGGCGCTAAAATCGGCGTTTGTGGCTGCACGGCAAGCCACTTGGGAGATGAAATTTTCAAACGAGCGCCTTACGTGGATTTCGTACTCGGAGCGCGAAACGTCAGTAAAATTTCCACTGCGGTTAAGACGCCTAAATTTATCAGCACCGACATAAATCATGACGAGAGCGAGTACGCATTCGGCGAATTTCGCGGCTCGCCGTATAAAAGCCACATAAATATCTCGATCGGTTGCGATAAAAAATGCACATACTGCATCGTCCCTCACACCAGAGGCGACGAGATATCGATCCCCGCAAATTTGATCCTGCGCGAAGTAAAAAAGGCCGCCGAGAGTGGAGCGAAGGAGATTTTCTTGCTCGGGCAAAACGTAAACAACTACGGCAAGAGATTTTCAGGCGCGCACGAGAAGATCGATTTTAGCGACCTACTCGTAAAGATCAGCGAGATAAAGGGCGTCGAGCGCATACGATTTACCAGCCCGCATCCGCTTCATATGGATGATAAATTTTTAGAAATCTTTAGTCAAAATCCCAAAATTTGTAAATCCATGCACATGCCGCTTCAAAGCGGAAACACCAAAGTCCTGCGCGAGATGAAGCGCGGATATACCAAAGAGTGGTTTTTAGATAGGGCCGCTAAACTGCGTGCGATGTGCCCGGAGGTTAGCATTTCAACCGACATCATCGTAGCGTTTCCCGGAGAGAGCGACGAGGAGTTTGAGGACACGATGGACGTGCTGGAAAAGGTGCGCTTCGAACAAATTTTTAGCTTTAAGTATTCGCCTCGTCCGCTTACGAAGGCAGCGGAATTTACCAATCAAATCCCCGACAGCCTCGCAAGCGCTCGCCTAACCCGCCTACAAAGCCGTCACAACGAGATTTTAGACGAAATCGTCGCGGCGCAAAAGAGTAAAATTTTTGACGTATATTTCGAGGAGCTTCGCGCAAACGGCGGCGTTGCCGGCAGGAGCTTTAACAACTTCCTCGTTCAAGTCGCAGGTAGCGAAGAGCTGCTGGGCAAGACGCTAAAAGTGCGCGTGAACGATCCAAAGAGAATGGTGCTTTACGGTGAGCTTGTGGGCTAA
- a CDS encoding lysophospholipid acyltransferase family protein, translating to MWAKFKRSVFINLAPRIIYFFIWIIFLTCKKSFSKTNLTNEPCVVLFWHGRLALMSFAYVHWWTNGQNPQRRAKVMISDHKDGEIIARVISFFSIDAIRGSSSKGAVKALAQSFRELKSGIDVIITPDGPRGPYHSVADGAVVIAQKQNAPIQILNYEASKFWQLKSWDKMIIPKPFSKISYTLSPPFSVTDMALEAARGLIKKEMENEL from the coding sequence TTGTGGGCTAAATTTAAACGAAGCGTTTTTATAAATTTAGCCCCGCGCATCATCTATTTTTTTATTTGGATTATATTTCTAACCTGCAAAAAGAGCTTTTCTAAGACAAATTTGACAAACGAGCCCTGCGTCGTGCTGTTTTGGCACGGCAGGCTGGCGCTGATGAGCTTTGCCTACGTGCACTGGTGGACAAACGGCCAAAATCCGCAAAGACGCGCCAAAGTAATGATAAGCGACCACAAAGACGGCGAGATCATCGCGCGCGTGATTTCGTTTTTCAGTATCGACGCGATCAGAGGCAGCAGCTCAAAAGGCGCGGTAAAGGCCCTCGCGCAAAGCTTCAGAGAGCTAAAAAGCGGCATCGACGTCATCATCACCCCAGACGGTCCGCGCGGCCCCTATCACAGCGTCGCCGACGGCGCGGTAGTCATCGCGCAAAAGCAAAATGCGCCGATACAAATTTTAAACTACGAAGCGAGTAAATTTTGGCAGCTAAAAAGCTGGGACAAGATGATAATCCCAAAGCCTTTTAGCAAGATCTCTTACACGCTCTCGCCGCCTTTTAGCGTGACGGATATGGCGCTAGAAGCCGCAAGGGGGCTGATAAAAAAGGAGATGGAAAATGAGCTCTAA